Below is a genomic region from Mucilaginibacter auburnensis.
TGCTCATTTTAACAAAACGGCGGTAGTTGTTTATGAAAGTGTTTTTCATAATGGTATACAACCATCCTTTTAAATTAGTTCCTTCTTTAAACTTGTTATAATAAGTTATCGCTTTCAAAATAGTGTCTTGCACTAAATCATTTGCGTCGTCTGCATCGTGAGTAAAGTGTAAGGCATATGACCTTAAAGAACTTGCTTGACGTAATACCAGGGTGTTAAACTCAATTTTTGTCATTTTGCTATCGTTTTGTATTCCTTTTAAGACAAAGTTGATACCACAATAGCCCATTGTTACATTTATTACAACGTTTTCAATGACTTATGGATGACGAAAGCACAAATAAGGCACAATCGTCCCAAACAAACAAAACACACTGATTTTAAGGGGATTAAATAGCTTAACACCTTACATAAAGAGATGTGTATCGTAAAAAAGACACATCACAAATGCACTTAAAAAAAAGTTTTAAATTATTTTACAATGTTCACTTCGCGTTGTAGGGTAACGCCAAATTTAGTGTACACACTGTCTATGATTTGCGACGAAAGGTTGTACACCTCTTGTCCTGTAGCGCCGCCATGGTTAACTAAAACCAGCGCCTGGTTCTTCCACGTGCCGGTATTTCCAACCACTTTTCCTTTCCACCCGCATTGTTCTATCAACCATCCGGCAGCCAATTTAACCAAGCCATCGCCAGCCGGAAAATGTACCACCTCCGGATTTTTTTGATGAACAGCCTCAAATTCAGCGGAAGTAATAACCGGATTTTTAAAGAAGCTGCCCGCATTGCCTATGGTTGATGGATCGGGCAGTTTGCTAACGCGAATGTGCGACACCACCTGCGATACATCTTTAATAGTTGGTTCGGTTATACCACGGTTCGCCAGTTCCTGCTCAATGGCACCATATTTTAAATTTAGCTGAGGAATCAGCGATAAATGAAATTTTACAAAAGTAATAATGTACTGTCCTTTCAGCTCATCCTTAAAAACACTTTCGCGGTAGCCAAATTTGCAGCAGGCTTTGGTAAACGTTTTGAATTTTCCGGTTGCTATCTCAAATGCTTTACAGCTTTCAAACACATCTTTCAACTCAACACCGTAAGCACCAATATTTTGTATGGGAGATGCACCTACCGAACCCGGTATTAAACTCAGGTTTTCCATACCGGCAAAATTGTGATTGACGCAGTAACTAACCAGATCATTCCACACCTCGCCTGCCCCCGCCTCTACAAAAACATCATCATGATTAATGCGGTGTTCAATGCCACGTATGTTAAGGCGGATAACCAATCCGTCAAAATCATTAATGAGCAACATATTGCTGCCGCCGCCCATTACCAGGCGCTGGGTTTGCTGCCATTGCGGATCCATAAAAAGCTCCACCAGCTCATCTTCATGAGCTATCTCAACAAAGTATTTGGCGTGGGCATCAACACCAAAGGTGTTAAAGTTTTTTAGGGATACGTTTTCCTGTATTTGCAGCATGTGGGCGAATTTCGGAAATATTTTTGACTGTCCACCAGATTGCTGACGCGTTTAGACAAGTTCTGATATGAGGCAGGCCTTTTGAGTAAGGTAAACTACTCAAATCATTACAGAAAAGCGTTGGATCAGTATCAAAAAACAAAAAAGTCGTTTCTTAAAGAAACGACTTTAAATTGTAGATGTTTTAATCGTAAATCGCGGGAGGTGTAGTAGACCCTGTATAAGTAAATGAACTGGTTGTTTCTGTTCTCTTAACTATCAAATGGGCCACATAATTTGGAATTGACGGATTGTATACACCATTGCTGAAAGAATACACATCGTACCAGCCAAATCCATAAGTATACATTACACCGGTTATAGTGTTTGTTGAATTGTCAATGTAAACCCTGTAGGTAATACCATCTCGGGTAAAGTCTCCTAATTCAACAATGCTCTGCTTAGCAGTAGCAGTTCTGTTTACATGTTGTGGGTGATCAATGTTTTTAAATGAGAAAGCAGGAATAAGCAATACTAATGCGAATGCTGACATGAAAATTTGTTTTTTCATACAATTTTAAGTTAGGTTAATATTAAACTATTAGTCAAATTTAATTTTTAACATACTTAAAATCAATATATAAAGAAAAAATAATTTAATTATAGGTTATATATGATCTAAATTATATAAGTGAGTTGTATTTGACTAAATGAGGTAGATTGACACCAATTTTACTGCAAGCCAACACCGTCGATTGCTTAGTTTTAATTTTGTCATTACTACTTATAAAAGATTAAGTGCAGACTTAGCAAAGGTAAATTAGACTACGATTATTAAATAACTTGAGAAGGAGGCGCAGATTATTCAAAAATAGATTAGCTTGCAGTACCAATTCCTTATTATGAAACAACTCTTTTTGATTATATCATTTTTAGTCTCTTCTATAAACGCTATTGCTCAGGAAATAGACCTGGATAAAGTTGCAGACAGTATACGTGCCGAGGCAGAAGTGCTTTACCGCTCGGAATTTGCTTCATGGCATGGCACGGATATTTTTAAAGAGAAATGCGGTTCAAAACTTAAGCAGGCCGGCGGATATTTATCTTACGACAACGGCACCAACCTAATTAACGTTTTCTATTCGGCCCAGGCCAATACAACAGTATTGGCTACTATATCATTCAATTATGATTTCAATCCGGGCAATTATAAATTAGATACAACTGAAAGGGTGATGAATAGTAACGAGAGTGCGCTTTACAAGATCCGAGCTGCAGCAATAGCTGATATGCGGAAAGACACCTTATACAAACTTTATAACAATACGAGTTTGAATCCGATACCATTGGTAAACAAAGGCAAAAAAATGGTATACATACTTACCGGACCAAGCGTTAATGGCGTGGTTATATTCGGTAATGACTACTTGTTGAACTTTGACGACAACAATAACATCACCTCCAAAAAAACGCTTCATAAGAATATAATTCCTATATATACCAATACTCCTGACAGCAAAACAACGGTGGCTCAGATGCATACTCATCTACCCGAAACAGGCGACTTTATTACCGCTACAGACATATGCACGTTACGGCTTTACAAGCCATTAAGCGGTTGGAAACAGCATTATGTTACTTCGAAAAAATATACATCAATATGGGATGGTGATAAAAATGATTTGCTAATAATGACTAATGAAGCCTTAAAACGGATAAGTGAAGACCATAAGGAACGTTCGAAAAGCTCAAATTAATATCTATGAATTAATTCAAAATAAATCCGAGTGTGTTACCTGCGCTTTAACCGCAAAACGACTTTATGTATTCTGAACCTGAAAATGTCATAGAACATAACAACAATGAGTATTGCTGCCGGGATAAAAAACTCCTTCAGTTTAAAAACCGGATACCAATAAGCTGCCGTTACACATCCGAGGAAAAAGAAAAAGATAATTGCCAGGCGTAAAAATACGCGCTGCCTCAACAACCTGGCATCCTCGGTTTTGTTGATTTGTAATAATGCCGACAGGTCAATACCCAGATCGGTAAATATGCCCGTTAAATGCGTGGTACGCACTACGGAACCCGAAACCATGGAAACCATGGCATTTTGCAAACCCATAGCAAACAGTAAACATCCGGCTAACAGTCTGGTATTGGTAACAGATTGCGGCATGTTTGTTCCGTAAACGGCAACAAACAGCAATATCACTATTTCTATACATAATGATATGGTGTATGCAAAGCGATGCTCCTTACCCACCTTTCCAATTATAAAACTTGATACCATAGCGCCGCCTAAAAACAGCAGCATCCACAGGCCAACGGTTCCGGCTGCTGGAAAATCTGCAATGGCCAGCTTTTCGGCAAACAGGGCAACATGACCGGTTACATTGGTAGTAAGCACATAAAACGACAGGAAGCCTGCGCCATTAACAAACCCGGCTGTCAAACACAGCAACGCTGCTAACCGCAGGTTGTGCGCGTACGTACGGTATTTGCCTGTATGATGTAGCATTTTATTTGTGTTTGATGCAGGATGGTCTGCATAACGGAAACCACTAAATTACAAAACAAAGCAGCCCCAAGCAAAACAGTGAACGCCTATAGCAATACAGGTGGCCAAGTTGGCTGCGGTGTGGCTCTTACCGGCTCTTGGTGGCCTTTGGTGGCTCACCTGGACCAGAGCCTCCACCTGCTTTATACCAGTTGACCAACAGCAACACCATTTGGTTATAGGTATCCATCCCCATGGGTTGGTTGTTGGCCTTTAAAAAATCATCATAAAACATGCCGCTTAAGGCACCGGCCTTACCCCGGAATGACAGCCAGTAGCGGCGTTCGGCAATAAAGTCGTAACGCACCTGCGGAGATAAGCGCAATCTTAGTCCTTTGCTGATGGTGGTATCTCTTCGGCGCATGGCCCACATGCATTCGCCTAAAGCCATTTGGTAAACCGAGTATCGTAATAACCTGTCGTTTGAGCGCACACCTGCCAAAAAGCCGGCAAAGCTGGCTTCATCTTCGGCTCCAAAACCCGTTTGGTGCGAAAGTTCATGGCAGGCCACCGCGGGGCGGGTTATTAAAGGCATCTGGTAGTTCATCTGCGCCTCGCCGGTAAAAGGGTTGTAATACCCGGAAGTTGACAAATAATTAATGATGGGTGTAAGCAATGAGGGCTTTATGCCCGGATAATAGGTGCGGAAATTAGCTGAATCTGCCGATAGTTTTTTGATGGCTAACAGTGCATTGGCGTAAATAGCAGTATTGGTTTGTAAAGTGTCCTGATGCTGTAGCCGGGCACGGGTAGCATTGGCGCTGTCTATCATAATAGAGGTAACGGCTTGCAGGTCAGCGGTGGTATAAGCGGTGTCGCGCAGGTTTAAACGTTCTGCTGCAGATGGGCGGAAATAATTC
It encodes:
- the murB gene encoding UDP-N-acetylmuramate dehydrogenase translates to MLQIQENVSLKNFNTFGVDAHAKYFVEIAHEDELVELFMDPQWQQTQRLVMGGGSNMLLINDFDGLVIRLNIRGIEHRINHDDVFVEAGAGEVWNDLVSYCVNHNFAGMENLSLIPGSVGASPIQNIGAYGVELKDVFESCKAFEIATGKFKTFTKACCKFGYRESVFKDELKGQYIITFVKFHLSLIPQLNLKYGAIEQELANRGITEPTIKDVSQVVSHIRVSKLPDPSTIGNAGSFFKNPVITSAEFEAVHQKNPEVVHFPAGDGLVKLAAGWLIEQCGWKGKVVGNTGTWKNQALVLVNHGGATGQEVYNLSSQIIDSVYTKFGVTLQREVNIVK
- a CDS encoding YoaK family protein, coding for MLHHTGKYRTYAHNLRLAALLCLTAGFVNGAGFLSFYVLTTNVTGHVALFAEKLAIADFPAAGTVGLWMLLFLGGAMVSSFIIGKVGKEHRFAYTISLCIEIVILLFVAVYGTNMPQSVTNTRLLAGCLLFAMGLQNAMVSMVSGSVVRTTHLTGIFTDLGIDLSALLQINKTEDARLLRQRVFLRLAIIFFFFLGCVTAAYWYPVFKLKEFFIPAAILIVVMFYDIFRFRIHKVVLRLKRR
- a CDS encoding DUF3810 domain-containing protein, which gives rise to MPKPINPYLKQLITIAALAVAIWLLGVFTNYPQLVERYYSQAFYVGVCYVLHPLLNILPFSIGDVIYIAVIGYLLYLLGRCIYLLFKKQFKVIGRGVLGLAIGIQVAYLIFYLFWGLNYFRPSAAERLNLRDTAYTTADLQAVTSIMIDSANATRARLQHQDTLQTNTAIYANALLAIKKLSADSANFRTYYPGIKPSLLTPIINYLSTSGYYNPFTGEAQMNYQMPLITRPAVACHELSHQTGFGAEDEASFAGFLAGVRSNDRLLRYSVYQMALGECMWAMRRRDTTISKGLRLRLSPQVRYDFIAERRYWLSFRGKAGALSGMFYDDFLKANNQPMGMDTYNQMVLLLVNWYKAGGGSGPGEPPKATKSR